A window of the Lolium perenne isolate Kyuss_39 chromosome 7, Kyuss_2.0, whole genome shotgun sequence genome harbors these coding sequences:
- the LOC127301084 gene encoding ADP-ribosylation factor 3: protein MGIVFTRLFSSVFGNREARILVLGLDNAGKTTILYRLQMGEVVSTIPTIGFNVETVQYNNIKFQVWDLGGQTSIRPYWRCYFPNTQAIIYVVDSSDTDRLVTAKEEFHSILEEDELKGAVVLVYANKQDLPGALDDAAITESLELHKIKSRQWSIFKTSAIKGEGLFEGLDWLSNTLKSGSS from the exons ATGGGCATCGTGTTCACGCGGCTCTTCTCGTCGGTGTTCGGGAACCGCGAGGCCCGCATCCTCGTCCTCGGCCTGGACAATGCCGGAAAGACCACCATTCTCT ATCGGCTGCAGATGGGGGAGGTCGTCTCCACCATCCCAA CGATCGGGTTCAACGTGGAGACGGTCCAGTACAACAACATCAAATTCCAAGTTTGGGATCTCG GTGGCCAAACAAGCatcag GCCATACTGGAGATGCTACTTTCCAAACACTCaagctatcatatatgttgtcgaTTCAAGTGATACTGATAGGCTGGTAACTGCAAAAGAAGAATTTCATTCCATCCTTGAG GAGGATGAGCTGAAAGGTGCGGTTGTCCTTGTATAcgcaaataaacag GACCTGCCaggtgcacttgatgatgctgcCATAACGGAGTCACTAGAACTTCACAAGATTAAGAGCCGCCAATGGTCAATTTTCAAAACCTCTGCCATAAAAGGGGAGGGCCTTTTTGAAGGCTTGGACTG GCTCAGTAATACACTCAAATCTGGAAGCAGCTAA